A window of Aurantibacillus circumpalustris genomic DNA:
TACAGCTCCGCAAGGACGTGGATACCGTATCCGTAAACGCACAAATCATGTAACTTTAATTTTAGACACAAAAAATATTTAATAAGAAATGGGACAAAAAGTAAATCCAATTGGTATAAGATTAGGAATCATCAAAGGATGGGATTCTAACTGGTTTGGTGGTCATAAATATGCTGATAAATTAATGGAGGATGATAAAATCCGTACATATTTAAAAGCACGTTTACCTAAAGGGAGCATTTCTAAAATCGTTATTGAAAGAACTCTAAAGTTAGTTACTGTAACTATCAATACTGCTCGTCCGGGTATCATTATCGGAAAAGGTGGTAAAGAAGTTGATAAACTAAAAGAAGAATTAAAAAAATTAACAAAAAAGGAAATCCAAATTAACATTTTCGAGATTAAACGTCCTGAATTAGATGCTCGTTTAGTAGCAGATAGTATCGCTCGTCAAATCGAAGGTCGTATTTCTTTCCGTCGTGCAGCAAAAATGTCAATGGCTTCAACCATGCGTTTAGGTGCAGAAGGAATCAAAATTAAAGTATCAGGTCGTTTAGGTGGTGCTGAGATGGCTCGTACTGAAGGGTATAAAGAAGGAAGAACTCCTTTACACACTTTACGTGCAGATATCGATTACGCAATCGCTGAAGCGCATACTTCGTATGGTCGTATTGGTGTAAAAGTATGGATTTGCCGTGGTGAGGTTTTCGGTAAACGTGATCTTTCTCCTAATGCAGGATTAATGAAAGAAAAAGGTGGTCCTGGTGGTGGTGGAGATAGAGGAGATAGAAGAGAAGATCGTCCTAAATTCGCTGGTAAAAAAAGAAATACTAAAAGAGAAGACAAGTAATGAAAAACAACAATGAAGTAGAGCATAGCGCACTTCATTGCTAACAAGATAAAAAATTAAGTCATGTTACAACCAAAAAGATCAAAATATAGAAAATCACATAAAATGAAGATCAAGGGTGACGCAAAACGTGGTCACGAGTTAGCCTTTGGTTCATTTGGTATTAAGGCTATGGACGAGTGTCGTATGACTGGTCGCCAGTTAGAAGCTGCCCGTATTGCTATTACCCGTTTTATGAAACGTGAAGGTCAGGTTTGGATCCGTGTTTTCCCGGATCGTCCTGTAACTTCTAAGCCTGCAGAGGTACGTATGGGTAAGGGTAAAGGTGCTCCAGAATATTGGATGGCTCCTGTAAAACGCGGACGTATTATTTTTGAAGCTGAAGGAGTTCCTCTGGAGGTTGCAAAAGAAGCTTTACGTTTAGCGGCTCAAAAATTACCTATCGTTACTAAATTTATAGTACGTAGAGATTATGTTGAAGCAGCAGCAGTTAAGTAGTTAAAAATAAATAACATAACCGAATTTTAATTAAACCGTTACTTTAATTAAAGCGAAGTAAAATAGGTGTAAGGTACACCGTAATTAAAACAAATAAACAATGGCAACCAAAGAAATAAAAGGTTTATCTGATCAGGAATTAAATGAGAAGATAACTGCTGAAAAGGCGGATTTAAATAAGGTAACTTTAAATCATGCAATCTCTCCTGTTGAAAATCCGGCTAAGATTCGTATTGCTCGCAGAAACATTGCAGTCATGTTAACCGAAGTGAATAACCGTAAAAAGGCAGCCAAATAATTATCGCTTTAAATCATGGAAGATAGAAATTTAAGAAAAGAAAAAATCGGTATCGTAAAAAGTAACAAGATGGATAAAAGCATCGTTGTTTCTGTAATGCGTAAAGTAAAACATCCGAAATACGGAAAGTTCCTTAACAAAACTAGTCATTTCGTTGCTCATGATGAGAAAAACGAATGCAGTATTGGGGATACCGTTGTAATCGCTGAAACTCGTCCTTTGAGTAAAACAAAGAACTGGCGTTTAGTTGAAGTACTAGAAAAAGTTAAATAATTAGTGTTAATCGTATAAGAATATTACAAGATGATACAGAACGAATCCAGATTAACAGTAGCAGATAACAGTGGCGCTAAAGAGGTGTTAGTTATCCGCGTATTGGGTGGAACTAAAAAACGTTACGCTTCAATAGGCGATAAAGTGGTAGTTACAGTAAAACATGCTATGCCTAGCGGAAACGTAAAAAAAGGTACAGTACACAAGGCTGTAATTGTAAGAACAAGAAAAGAGATTAGCCGTCCAGACGGTTCATATATTCGTTTTGATGATAATGCCGCGGTATTATTAAACACAACTGACGAAATTCGTGGTACCCGTATTTTTGGGCCAGTTGCTCGTGAGTTGCGTGAAAAACAATTTATGAAGATTATTTCATTAGCACCAGAAGTGCTTTAATATTTAGAGTTAATAAACATGTCTAAGATAAAATTAAAAAAAGGCGATACCGTAAAAGTGATTTCTGGAGAAGCTAGAGGTCAGCAAGGTAAGATCATTACCATAGACGCAAAAAAAATGCGTGCTATCGTTGAAGGTGTAAACATGATTAGCAAAAGCGAAAAGCCAAATGCTAAAAACACTAACGGAGGTATTGTAAAAAAAGAAGGTGCTATTCACATTTCAAACTTAATGTTTTTAGAAGGTGGTAAAACTATTCGTATTGGTCGTAAAATAAATGAGAAAACTCAAAAACTAGAGCGCATCTCTTCAAAAACTAAGGAGGCAGTTAAATAATGGCAACAAAAACCTATCAACCTCGATTAAAAGGTAAGTACAGCGAAGAAGTTATTCCTGCGCTACAAAAGCAATTTCAGTATACCTCTGCTATGCAAGTACCTAAATTGACTAAAATATGTATCAATCAAGGAATTGGTGATGCAGTTTCTGATAAAAAAATGATTGAATCAGCAGTAAAAGAAATGTCAACCATTTCTGGACAAAAAGCTGTTCCAACATATTCAACAAAAGATATCTCTAACTTTAAATTACGTAAAGGTGTTGCTATTGGTGTACGTGTTACATTGCGTGGCGATAAAATGTATGAATTTTTAGATCGTTTGATCGCTTCTGCATTACCTCGTATTCGTGATTTTAAAGGTGTGAATGATAAAGGATTTGATGGCCGTGGTAACTACACATTAGGTGTTACTGAGCAAATCATTTTCCCTGAAATTGATATCGACAAGGTGACTAAAATACAAGGTATGGATATTACTTTTGTAACTACAGCTCCTACCGATAAAGAGGCACACGCATTATTAACTGAATTTGGTATTCCTTTCAAAAAGAAACAAGCATAACACATGGCAAAAGAATCAATGAAGGCCCGTGAGGTCAAACGTAAAAGATTAGTAGAAAAATACGCAGCTAAACGCGAAGAGCTTAAAAAAGCTGGCGATTCAGTCGGTTTGCAAAAGTTACCACGTAACTCATCAAAAGTGCGTATGCGTAACCGTTGCAACCTTACCGGTCGTCCACGTGGATATATGCGTGATTTCGGTGTTAGCCGTGTAACTTTCCGTGAAATGGTTCTTTTCGGATTGATACCAGGCTTAACAAAATCGAGCTGGTAATATTCTCTAAGATTCCAAAGAGTAGAGGGAAACAAAGAGAATACTAAAATAAAACTTGGAGGTACGGGAAATATTCGTATATTTGCCCCCTCAAAAAAATAAATAATTGTTTCATATAATTATTCTGTTTTGGCGGAATAACATATAAACTTAAAAAAATGACAGATACAGTATCAGATTATTTAACTCGTGTTAGAAACGCGATTAAAGCAAACCACCGCGTGGTAGAGGTTCCAGCCTCAAATCTCAAAAAAGAAATCACAAAAATTCTTTTCGAAAAAGGTTACATTTTAAACTACAAGTTTGAAGAAACCGAAAACAAACAAGGTTCAATTAAAATCGCCTTGAAGTATCATCCTGTAACAAAGATTTCCGCAATACGTTCATTAGACCGCGTGTCGTCACCAGGTTTACGTAAGTACACAGGTGCTACAAAAATGCCACGTGTATTAAATGGATTAGGAATCGCCATCGTTTCAACTTCTAAAGGTGTAATTACTGATAAAGAAGCTAAGAAATTAAATGTTGGTGGAGAAGTTCTATGTTATATTTCATAATTTAAAGGAGGAAAATTAACATGTCACGTATAGGAAAATCGCCAATCGCATTACCAAAAGGAGTAGAGGTAAAAATTGCTAATGGTTTAGTAACCGTTAAAGGCGCCAAAGGAGAATTAACTCAGAAAGTAGATACAGATATCACCGTTGCTGTTGAAGAAGGAAATGTTGTTGTAACACGTCCTACAGATCAAAAACGTCACAAAGCTTTACATGGCTTATACCGTTCTTTAATCTCTAATATGGTTAAAGGTGTAAGTGAAGGTTTTAAAACAGAACAAGAGCTTGTTGGTGTAGGTTACCGTGCATCTAACAAGGGGCAAATGTTGGAAATGTCTTTAGGATATTCACACAATATTAATTTTGAAATACCGAAAGAAATTAAAATTACTACCGCTACAGAAAAAGGTCAAAACCCTAAAGTAATACTTGAAAGTGCTGATAAACAGCTTATTGGAATGGTTGCTGCAAAAATACGCAGTTTGCGTAAACCTGAGCCATACAAAGGAAAAGGTATTAAGTTTGCTGGCGAACAATTAAGAAGAAAAGCTGGTAAATCTGCTTCTAAGAAATAATTAAGAAGCAAAACAATAAAGTTCAATAAATTATAAATCATCTTTAAAAAATTGCAAAGATGGCAGGAAGTAAACAAGATAGAAGAACAAAAATAAAATTAAAGCTACGTAAAACCATTAAAGGTACAACGCAAGCTCCTCGTTTAAGTGTATATCGCAGTAATGCTGAGATATACGCACAATTAATCGACGATAAGGGTGGAAAAACCTTATTAGCTGTTGGTTCAGTTGATAAATCAATTTCAACTTCTAAAGTTAACAAAATTGAAAAAGCGAAACTGGTAGGAAAATTAATCGCTGAAAAAGCTGTTGCAAGTGGAATAACTGCTGTAGTTTTTGACCGTAACGGATTTTTGTACCACGGTAGAGTAAAATCGTTGGCCGAAGGTGCCCGCGAAGGAGGTTTAAAATTCTAAAAAACGGATTAAGATGTCAAAAGAAGTAGTAAAGCGCGTTAAATCGAGCGATATAGAATTAAAAGATAAATTAGTTGCCATTCAACGTGTAACTAAAGTTACTAAAGGTGGTCGTCACTTCAGTTTTTCAGCTATTGTTGTAGTTGGAAATGAAAAAGGTGTTATTGGTCAAGGTTTAGGTAAAGCAAATGAGGTTACAGATGCTATTACTAAAGGAATCGAAGATGCTAAGAAAAGCCTTGTGAAAGTAGCTATTCTTAATGGAACGGTTCCTCACGAGCAATTAGGGAAATTTGGTGGCGCTCGCGTTTTCTTGAAACCAGCAGCTCATGGTACAGGTGTAATTGCCGGTGGTGCGATGCGTGCAGTTTTAGAAAGTGTTGGTGTTACAGATGTACTTGCTAAATCAAAAGGTTCTTCTAATCCGCACAATGTGGTTAAAGCAACTTTAGATGCGTTAATGAAAATGCGTGATCCTATCACCATTGCTCAACAACGTGGTATTAAATTAACGAATGTGTTTAACGGATAAAATTAATACAATGGGAAAAGTAAAATTAACATTAGTAAAAAGCACCGCTAAACGTTCACCTGCTCAAAAGGCTACTTTAGTTGCTTTAGGTTTAGGTAAAACTAATAGTTCAGTGGAGAAAAACACAAATCCTGCAATTGATGGCATGATTAACAAAGTGAAACACGTATTAAAAGTTGAAAATATATAACAACGATGAAATTAAATGAATTAAAACCAGCAAATGGTTCAGTAAAATCAAACTACCGTCGTGGTCGTGGACAAGGTTCAGGTGGCGGTGGTACAGCTACACGTGGACATAAAGGAGCTCAATCTCGTTCAGGTCACTCTAAAAAGCGTGGATTTGAAGGTGGTCAAATGCCTTTACAACGTCGTTTACCTAAGTTTGGTTTCAAAAACATTAACCGTATCGAGCACCATGGTATTAATTTGGATGCTATTCAAAAATTGGTTGATGCTATTAAGGTTACGGATATTACATTAGAAGTACTTGTGCAGAATGGTTTGGCTCATAAAAATGATTTAGTAAAAATTATGGGTCGTGGCGAATTAACTGCTAAAGTTAACATCACTGTTGATGCTTTTACTGCATCAGCTAAAAAAGCAATTGAAGAAAAAGGCGGTACTGTAACAAGTACTAAAATCACCGCAAAAACTGAGACTAAATAATATATGAAGCGTTTTTTTGATACCCTTCGGAATATCTGGACCATTGAGGAACTAAGACAACGAATCTTAGTGACTTTAGGCTTAATATTGATTTATCGTCTGGGATCCTATGTGGTTCTTCCAGGTGTTAATGTTGATGCTCTAGCTGCGGCAGGTAATGCCAACCAAACCGGTGGAATTGTCGGTTTAATTAATATGTTCGCGGGTGGTGCGTTTTTACGCGCTTCCATCTTCGGCTTAGGAATTATGCCATACATTACTGCATCCATTATTATTCAATTAATGGGTATGGCTGTACCTTATTTTCAAAAAATGCAAAGAGAAGGAGAAAGTGGACGTAAAAAAATTAATCAATACACGCGTTTCTTAACAATTGCTGTTACAGCAGTTCAGGCTCCGGGTTATATTGCTTCTATTAAGTCTTCAGCACCAAATGCTTTTCCTGATATGACTTCTTTCTGGTGGATTCAATCCATTTTTATTTTAGTAACCGGAACCATGTTTGTAATGTGGTTGGGTGAAAGAATTACGGATAAAGGTCTAGGAAACGGTATCTCTTTAATCATTATGATTGGAATTATCTCTCGTTTGCCTTTTGCGTTCTTATCTGAGGTAAAATCAAGAACTGCAGGAAATGGTGGTTTAATTATTTTCTTAATTGAGATTGTGATATTACTACTCGTAATTGTTGGTTCTATCTTGTTAGTTCAGGGCACACGACGAATACCAGTGCAATTTGCCAAGAAAATTGTAGGAAACAAACAATATGGTGGTGTGCGTCAGTATATCCCACTGAAAGTGAATGCTGCAGGTGTTATGCCAATTATCTTTGCTCAAGCTATCATGTTTATTCCTTATGCTATTAACAGTGCAATGGGTAATGCAGGTGGTGTGTTTCAAGAAAGATACGGTTTCTGGTACAACTTCATTTTTGCTGTAATGATTATTCTTTTTACGTATTTCTACACTGCAATTATGGTTAATCCTAACCAGTTAGCGGATGATATGAAACGTAATGGCGGTTTTATTCCAGGTGTGAAGCCAGGTAAGAAAACAGCTGAGTTTATCGATCAAGTAATGAGTAGAATTACTTTGCCGGGATCTATTTTCTTAGCAGCCGTGGCAGTTATGCCAGCATTTGCTCAGAAATTAGGAATAAACAGTGCATTTGCTGATTTCTACGGAGGAACTTCCTTGTTGATCCTTGTAGGTGTGGTTTTAGATACATTGCAACAAATAGAAACTTACTTATTGAATCGCCATTATGATGGTCTGATGAAATCGGGCAGAATTAAAGGAAGAGGCGCTAATGCCATGATGGTTCAACAAGGTTAATTTCATATATGGCGAAACAATCAAATATTGAAATTGACGGTACTATTGTTGAAGCACTAAGTAACGCAATGTTCAGGGTAGAATTAGAAAATGGACACATAGTAACGGCTCATATTTCAGGTAAAATGAGAATGCACTATATTAAAATTTTACCAGGCGATAAAGTGAAGTTGGAAATGAGTCCATATGATTTAACAAAAGCAAGAATTACATTCAGATACAAATAAGAGTTTAAAATAAAGGACATGAAAGTTAGAGCATCCATAAAAAAAAGAAGCGTTGATTGTAAGATCGTACGTCGTAAGGGTAAATTGTTCGTAATCAACAAAAAAAACCCGAAATTTAAACAAAGACAAAAGTAATTTTTATCTTTGCAAACGTTTTTTAATAATTATATTTAATAGAAATGGCACGTATAGCTGGTATTGATTTACCTAAAAACAAAAGAGGCGTAATAGGTTTAACCTATATTTACGGTATTGGAAGCAGTAGAGCTTCTAAAATCCTTAGTGAGGCTGGTATTCACGAAGACAAGAAAGTAACTGATTGGACTGACGAAGAGCAAAATGCAATTCGTAACCTTATCAATAATAACTTTAAAATTGAAGGTGCTTTACGTTCAGAAACTCAGCTAAACATTAAGCGTTTAACTGATATCAATAGCTACCGTGGAATCCGCCACCGTAACAGTCTTCCTGTTCGTGGTCAACGTTCTAAAACAAATGCACGTACACGTAAGGGTAAACGTAAGACAATTGCCAACAAGAAAATGGCAACTAAATAATAAATAAATTACAATAGATTTAGATAAAAATGGCAAAACAACCAACAGCCGCTAACAACGCAAAAGCTACTCAACGTAAACGTACTGTAAAGGTAGAAGCGATCGGTGAGGCTCACATTAGCGCTACATTTAATAACATTATTATTTCATTAACCAACATGAGCGGGCAAGTAATTTCTTGGAGCAGTGCTGGTAAAATGGGATTCCGTGGTTCTAAAAAGAACACGCCTTACGCAGCACAAATGGCAGCGCAAGATTGCAGTAAAGTTGCTCATGAGGCAGGTTTGCGCAAAGTAAAAGTTTACGTTAAAGGACCAGGTGGTGGAAGAGAAAGTGCTATCAGAACGATTGCAGCTTCTGGAATCGAAGTTTCTGAGATCATGGATATTACTCCAATTCCTCACAACGGTTGTCGTCCTCCAAAACGTCGTAGAGTTTAAACAATAAAAGCCGGTCCTTCCAGTTATGGGAGGATTTGGAGTTGATAATCTATAGGGTTTTCAACTTAAATAATAACCCGACTGAATTAGGTCCATTGATCATTTCAGTCACAATAAAAAACAATTATTTAAAATGGCAAGGTACACAGGTCCAAAATCAAAAATCGCGCGTAAATTCAGAGAGCCAATCTTTGGCCCGGATAAAGCGTTAGAAAAGAAAAATTACCCTCCGGGGCAACACGGTAACACCAAAAAACGTTCAAAACAATCTGAATACGCAATTCAGTTGATGGAAAAGCAAAAAGCTAAGTATACTTATGGTATCTTGGAAAAACAATTTGCTAGAACTTTTGATAAAGCAGCTCGTACGCACGGAATTACTGGTGAAATCTTATTACAATTAATTGAAAGTCGTTTAGACAACGTAGTTTACCGTTTAGGAATTGCTCCTTCACGTCGTGGTGCACGTCAATTAGTTTCTCACGCGCATATTACCGTTAACGGTTCTATCGTTAATATTGCTTCTTATACACTTAAACCAGGTGATGTAATTGGGGTACGTGAAAAATCACAATCAATGGAAATTATTACAAATTCTATATCTGGTGCTGTTAACAAACACGCTTGGTTAGATTTCGATAAGGCAACTTTGAGCGGAAAGTTTATTTCTCGCCCTGAGCGTTCACAGATTCCTGAAAATATCAAGGAACAGTTGATTGTGGAGTTGTACTCTAAATAATAAAATAATTTAATAAACTTAATACAAGCTAAAGATATGGCAATTTTAAATTTCGTAAAACCTGATAAGGTTATTATGATTAACTCAACCGAAACAACAGGCCAATTTGAGTTTAGACCACTTGAGCCGGGTTTTGGTATTACAATAGGAAACTCTTTACGTCGTATTTTGTTATCTTCATTAGAAGGTTACGCAATTACTTCTTTACGTGTTGAAGGTGTTGATCATGAGTTTTCAACCATCAAAGGTGTTGTTGAAGACGTTACGGAGATAGTGTTGAACTTAAAACAAGTTCGTTTCAAAAAACAATTAGATAATCACGATAACGAAAAAATTACTGTTCATTTTGCTGGTGCTGATAAATTCACAGCCGGTGATATTGGAAAATATGTAAATGGATTTCAGATTTTAAATCCAGACTTAGTAATTTTCAATTGTGATCCTTCTGTTCGTTTGAAAATGGAATTAACAGTTGAGCGTGGCCGTGGTTACGTTCCTGCTGAAGAAAACAAAAGTAACAGTGCTCCAATTGGTACAATTTTCATCGATTCAATTTACACTCCAATTAAGAATGTAAAATATACCATCGAAAACTACCGTGTTGAACAAAAAACAGATTACGAACGTCTTATTTTAGATATCGTTACTGATGGTTCTGTTCACCCTAAGGATGCATTAAAAGAAGCTGCTAAGATTCTTATTTTCCACTTCATGTTATTCTCTGACGAAAAAATTACTTTGGATGCAGAAGAAAAACGTAATGAAGAAGAATTTGACGAAACAAGCCTTCACATGCGTCAATTATTAAAAACCAAGTTAGTAGACATGGATCTTTCAGTTCGTGCTCTAAACTGCTTAAAAGCGGCTGACGTTGAAACTTTAGGAGAACTTGTTTCTTTTAACAAGAACGACTTATTGAAATTCAGAAACTTTGGTAAAAAATCATTAACAGAATTAGAAGACTTAGTACAAGCTAAAACACTTCAATTCGGTATGAATGTTGCAAAATATAAATTAGATAAAGACTAAAATTGATTGACAATTGAAAAGATTTACAATGTGCAATTTGTAAATCGTAAATTGTAAATTACAAAATCGAAAATTAAAATGAGACACGGAGATAAAATAAATAATTTAGGTAGAAAAACCGCTCACCGTCATGCTTTGCTAATGAACTTAGCTATTGCTTTGATTGAAAACAAGCGTATTTTTACTACTCTAGCAAAAGCGAAAGCCTTACGTTTATACGTTGAGCCGCTTATTACAAAAAGTAAACAAGACACTACTCATAGCCGTCGTACTGCTTTCTCTTACTTAAGAAGTAAGGAAGCTGTTAGCACTTTATTTGGTGATATTGCTACTAAAGTTGCAGAGCGTAACGGTGGTTATACCCGTATCATTAAGACGGGTAACCGTCAGGGTGATGCTGCTGAAATGGCAATGATTGAATTGGTAGATTTTAATGAGATCTACACAAACGGTAAAAAAGGTTCTACTACTGCTAAAGCTAAAACGACTCGTAGAAGTCGTGGTGCTAAAAAAACTGCACCAGCTAAAGGAGCTTCTGCTGACACTTCATCTGTTGAAGAAGCTACAGAAGAAAACTAATCTTTGTTAAGTATATTTAAAAACCCGTTTCAGGATTCTGAGACGGGTTTTTTATTTAGTGGTGAAAGCTAATTGTTAAATTGTAATTATGGTATTTTATTTTATTATCTTTATTTAAGCAATATCATTTCAGTGCCCATTAGACAACTCAATTAACCATCTTGGTCGAATCCCTCAGATATCTTGTTTTTTTCCTGATAGTACAACACTGTTGTCTTTTAAATGCGCAATTAGAGACAAAAAAAAGATTTGTAAATAATTCAGATGTATTTGGGACGCGCAATTTTATTGAGAATAAAGGGCAATTTTCTAATCCAGTGGGGAAAGAAAAAATTTTATTTGTGTACGATCATCTTGGAGAAAAAATTTCTTTTACCTCAAAGGGCTTGATATATGAATTTGTAAAGCCTCCTTTGCAGAAAAAAATTAATCCTAGTGAAGAAGAGGAGGAAGAAGAAAAAAATGAGGAAGAGTCTCTAGTCAAAGTTCGTGTTTTAATGAATTGGCTAGATGCAAACTCCAGTGTTGAAATAAATTCTTCAGCCAAACAAAGCCATTATTTTACTTACGGTGTAAAGGAATATAACTCTTCAACATTTAAAAAGATTACCTATAAAAATATTTATAAAAATATAGATATAGAATATTGGATTCCAACCGATAAAACACACGGCATAAAGTATAACATTATCCTTCACACTGGGGCAAAAGTGCAAGATATTAAGATGAAATACAGTGGTGCAATAAAAAACATGACTATTCTTGAGACTGGAGATTTGTTGGTTAAAACACGACTGGAAAATATCATGGAAAGAGCTCCTGTGAGTTTTTACGAGGATAAAACCCCTGTTGCCTCAAACTTTGTTCTTCATAAAAACATTGTAAGTTTCAGTTTATCAGTTGCACCTGACGATTCAAGGGATTTAATCATTGATCCTTGGATTACCGCCATTACAACGCTGAGCAATAACAACTATGGATACGATGTTGACTATGATGTGAATGGAAATACGTTTATTTATGGTGGAAATGTGGCTGGTGGATCTCGGTGCAAAGAGGCAATGTATAATTCTACTGGTACCCTTATTTGGACGTTTTCGGGTCTGCTAGTTACACCAGCACCAGTTTGGAATTCTGGAACGACTTGGTCAAGTAATTTTAAGGTACATAAATTAACTGGAAAAACATACGTTTCAAGAAACCAAGGTCTTC
This region includes:
- the rpsE gene encoding 30S ribosomal protein S5 yields the protein MSKEVVKRVKSSDIELKDKLVAIQRVTKVTKGGRHFSFSAIVVVGNEKGVIGQGLGKANEVTDAITKGIEDAKKSLVKVAILNGTVPHEQLGKFGGARVFLKPAAHGTGVIAGGAMRAVLESVGVTDVLAKSKGSSNPHNVVKATLDALMKMRDPITIAQQRGIKLTNVFNG
- the rplR gene encoding 50S ribosomal protein L18, coding for MAGSKQDRRTKIKLKLRKTIKGTTQAPRLSVYRSNAEIYAQLIDDKGGKTLLAVGSVDKSISTSKVNKIEKAKLVGKLIAEKAVASGITAVVFDRNGFLYHGRVKSLAEGAREGGLKF
- the rpmD gene encoding 50S ribosomal protein L30; amino-acid sequence: MGKVKLTLVKSTAKRSPAQKATLVALGLGKTNSSVEKNTNPAIDGMINKVKHVLKVENI
- the rpmC gene encoding 50S ribosomal protein L29, producing the protein MATKEIKGLSDQELNEKITAEKADLNKVTLNHAISPVENPAKIRIARRNIAVMLTEVNNRKKAAK
- the infA gene encoding translation initiation factor IF-1, which produces MAKQSNIEIDGTIVEALSNAMFRVELENGHIVTAHISGKMRMHYIKILPGDKVKLEMSPYDLTKARITFRYK
- the rplN gene encoding 50S ribosomal protein L14 — protein: MIQNESRLTVADNSGAKEVLVIRVLGGTKKRYASIGDKVVVTVKHAMPSGNVKKGTVHKAVIVRTRKEISRPDGSYIRFDDNAAVLLNTTDEIRGTRIFGPVARELREKQFMKIISLAPEVL
- the rplP gene encoding 50S ribosomal protein L16; translation: MKIKGDAKRGHELAFGSFGIKAMDECRMTGRQLEAARIAITRFMKREGQVWIRVFPDRPVTSKPAEVRMGKGKGAPEYWMAPVKRGRIIFEAEGVPLEVAKEALRLAAQKLPIVTKFIVRRDYVEAAAVK
- the rpsN gene encoding 30S ribosomal protein S14: MAKESMKAREVKRKRLVEKYAAKREELKKAGDSVGLQKLPRNSSKVRMRNRCNLTGRPRGYMRDFGVSRVTFREMVLFGLIPGLTKSSW
- the rpsH gene encoding 30S ribosomal protein S8; its protein translation is MTDTVSDYLTRVRNAIKANHRVVEVPASNLKKEITKILFEKGYILNYKFEETENKQGSIKIALKYHPVTKISAIRSLDRVSSPGLRKYTGATKMPRVLNGLGIAIVSTSKGVITDKEAKKLNVGGEVLCYIS
- the rplX gene encoding 50S ribosomal protein L24 — protein: MSKIKLKKGDTVKVISGEARGQQGKIITIDAKKMRAIVEGVNMISKSEKPNAKNTNGGIVKKEGAIHISNLMFLEGGKTIRIGRKINEKTQKLERISSKTKEAVK
- the rpsM gene encoding 30S ribosomal protein S13, with translation MARIAGIDLPKNKRGVIGLTYIYGIGSSRASKILSEAGIHEDKKVTDWTDEEQNAIRNLINNNFKIEGALRSETQLNIKRLTDINSYRGIRHRNSLPVRGQRSKTNARTRKGKRKTIANKKMATK
- the rpsC gene encoding 30S ribosomal protein S3, whose amino-acid sequence is MGQKVNPIGIRLGIIKGWDSNWFGGHKYADKLMEDDKIRTYLKARLPKGSISKIVIERTLKLVTVTINTARPGIIIGKGGKEVDKLKEELKKLTKKEIQINIFEIKRPELDARLVADSIARQIEGRISFRRAAKMSMASTMRLGAEGIKIKVSGRLGGAEMARTEGYKEGRTPLHTLRADIDYAIAEAHTSYGRIGVKVWICRGEVFGKRDLSPNAGLMKEKGGPGGGGDRGDRREDRPKFAGKKRNTKREDK
- the rpsQ gene encoding 30S ribosomal protein S17; translation: MEDRNLRKEKIGIVKSNKMDKSIVVSVMRKVKHPKYGKFLNKTSHFVAHDEKNECSIGDTVVIAETRPLSKTKNWRLVEVLEKVK
- the rplE gene encoding 50S ribosomal protein L5, with protein sequence MATKTYQPRLKGKYSEEVIPALQKQFQYTSAMQVPKLTKICINQGIGDAVSDKKMIESAVKEMSTISGQKAVPTYSTKDISNFKLRKGVAIGVRVTLRGDKMYEFLDRLIASALPRIRDFKGVNDKGFDGRGNYTLGVTEQIIFPEIDIDKVTKIQGMDITFVTTAPTDKEAHALLTEFGIPFKKKQA
- the secY gene encoding preprotein translocase subunit SecY, producing MKRFFDTLRNIWTIEELRQRILVTLGLILIYRLGSYVVLPGVNVDALAAAGNANQTGGIVGLINMFAGGAFLRASIFGLGIMPYITASIIIQLMGMAVPYFQKMQREGESGRKKINQYTRFLTIAVTAVQAPGYIASIKSSAPNAFPDMTSFWWIQSIFILVTGTMFVMWLGERITDKGLGNGISLIIMIGIISRLPFAFLSEVKSRTAGNGGLIIFLIEIVILLLVIVGSILLVQGTRRIPVQFAKKIVGNKQYGGVRQYIPLKVNAAGVMPIIFAQAIMFIPYAINSAMGNAGGVFQERYGFWYNFIFAVMIILFTYFYTAIMVNPNQLADDMKRNGGFIPGVKPGKKTAEFIDQVMSRITLPGSIFLAAVAVMPAFAQKLGINSAFADFYGGTSLLILVGVVLDTLQQIETYLLNRHYDGLMKSGRIKGRGANAMMVQQG
- the rplO gene encoding 50S ribosomal protein L15, producing MKLNELKPANGSVKSNYRRGRGQGSGGGGTATRGHKGAQSRSGHSKKRGFEGGQMPLQRRLPKFGFKNINRIEHHGINLDAIQKLVDAIKVTDITLEVLVQNGLAHKNDLVKIMGRGELTAKVNITVDAFTASAKKAIEEKGGTVTSTKITAKTETK
- the rpmJ gene encoding 50S ribosomal protein L36, translated to MKVRASIKKRSVDCKIVRRKGKLFVINKKNPKFKQRQK
- the rplF gene encoding 50S ribosomal protein L6, translated to MSRIGKSPIALPKGVEVKIANGLVTVKGAKGELTQKVDTDITVAVEEGNVVVTRPTDQKRHKALHGLYRSLISNMVKGVSEGFKTEQELVGVGYRASNKGQMLEMSLGYSHNINFEIPKEIKITTATEKGQNPKVILESADKQLIGMVAAKIRSLRKPEPYKGKGIKFAGEQLRRKAGKSASKK